The Arachis ipaensis cultivar K30076 chromosome B07, Araip1.1, whole genome shotgun sequence genome includes a window with the following:
- the LOC107605847 gene encoding uncharacterized acetyltransferase At3g50280, whose amino-acid sequence MNSTSPVSECFVKPHHSTQDSTQLCHLTPWDLAMLSVHYIQKGLLFKKPQNQPQNFTQNLLHDLKHSLSLTLIHFYPLAGRLVTHQTQDPPSYSVSVDCVNSPGAKFIHATVDLTVSDILSPVDVPPIVQSFFDHDRAVSHDGHHVSLLTIKVTELIDGVFIGCSMNHSLADGTSYWNFFNAWSKIFQSHSQSKFKGEQDVDVANISHKPIHKRWFPQGCGPIINLPFKHHDEFVCRFEAPKLRERIFHFSAESIAKLKAKANQESNTTKISSFQSLSALVWRCITRARRLPHDRKTSCKLAMNNRSRMEPPLPPEYFGNVLHAVSAAMTAGELLEHDLGWAAWKIHLAVVNHNNGVTLEFLKEWLKSPVIYQHARFFEPASVMMGSSPRFNMYGNEFGMGKAVAVLSGYANKFDGKVTSYPGREGGGSVDLEMCLFPDSMCALESDQEFMNAVSVSN is encoded by the coding sequence ATGAATAGCACATCCCCTGTTTCGGAATGCTTCGTGAAGCCACACCACAGCACGCAAGACTCAACACAACTGTGCCACCTAACACCATGGGATCTTGCCATGCTCTCCGTCCATTACATCCAAAAGGGACTTCTCTTCAAGAAGCCACAAAACCAACCTCAAAATTTCACCCAAAATCTATTGCACGATCTCAAACACTCACTCTCTCTTACCCTTATCCATTTCTATCCCTTGGCTGGTCGCCTTGTTACTCACCAAACCCAAGACCCTCCCTCTTATTCTGTCTCCGTTGACTGCGTCAACTCTCCCGGAGCAAAATTCATCCACGCAACGGTGGATCTCACCGTATCTGATATCCTCTCCCCCGTTGACGTCCCTCCGATTGTTCAGTCGTTCTTTGATCATGACAGAGCCGTCAGTCATGACGGCCACCACGTGTCCCTCTTAACCATCAAAGTCACTGAACTAATCGACGGCGTTTTTATTGGCTGCTCCATGAACCATTCCCTCGCTGATGGCACTTCTTACTGGAACTTCTTCAACGCTTGGTCTAAGATCTTTCAATCTCATTCTCAATCTAAATTCAAAGGGGAACAAGACGTTGATGTTGCCAACATTTCCCACAAGCCCATTCACAAGCGCTGGTTTCCACAGGGTTGTGGCCCAATAATCAATCTCCCATTCAAACACCATGACGAGTTTGTCTGTAGATTCGAAGCACCAAAACTCAGAGAGAGGATCTTCCACTTCAGTGCAGAATCCATTGCCAAGCTGAAAGCAAAGGCAAACCAGGAATCCAACACCACCAAGATCTCTTCATTCCAATCATTGTCAGCACTTGTTTGGAGATGCATCACTCGTGCTCGCAGATTACCGCATGATAGAAAGACGAGTTGCAAGCTGGCAATGAACAATCGAAGCAGAATGGAACCTCCTCTGCCTCCGGAATACTTTGGGAACGTACTTCATGCGGTGAGTGCAGCAATGACAGCAGGGGAATTGCTTGAACATGATCTGGGTTGGGCAGCGTGGAAGATCCACCTGGCTGTTGTGAACCATAATAATGGAGTGACGCTTGAGTTTCTCAAAGAGTGGTTAAAGTCTCCAGTGATCTATCAACATGCTCGGTTCTTTGAACCGGCTAGTGTGATGATGGGTAGTTCACCGAGATTCAACATGTATGGGAATGAATTTGGAATGGGGAAAGCGGTGGCGGTTCTGAGTGGATATGCTAATAAATTTGATGGGAAAGTAACGTCATACCCTGGCCGCGAAGGAGGTGGAAGCGTTGACTTGGAAATGTGTCTTTTTCCAGATTCAATGTGTGCGTTGGAATCTGACCAAGAGTTCATGAATGCGGTTTCTGTGTCTAATTAA